The following DNA comes from Gouania willdenowi unplaced genomic scaffold, fGouWil2.1 scaffold_119_arrow_ctg1, whole genome shotgun sequence.
CCAAGGGCCTTGGTTTCAGTACACAATTTAAGAAGTGTTTCCTGTGTGTCTAATCCAGTCAGCTACTGGTTTGAAAACCATAAAATGCTGCTTTGAATAAAAGTGCTAATCTAGAAAAGATTAAAGACTTGTGGAGTCTCTTTAATGATCATGGGTCAGTTTAGATCATTAGtattaattaattttctttaatgtttttttttcagcctcATTGTCGGGTAACGTGGGCGTCCTCCATGAGCTCGAGTCTGAGGAAAACCTGGACTGGGTCCTGACCTCTGGTCCTAATCCTCCATACATGGTTATCTTAGAGTCGCGACTCTTCACTAGGTAAACTAAACACAGCCTACACAAggattttcaaccttggggccgtgaccccatgttggtcacctggaaataaaatggggtcacctgaaatgtctaataataataataaaatacataaaaatgactcgttgaaattatacataaaaaagaaaaggaaaaaaatatatatattgatacatatatttaaatgtatctattttgcacaaaaacaatacattatatcagaaatagatatacagtgcaggaagaggaagaaagctcatattttccaaattaaaacagcacacacacaatctcaaacaattgtatttgtatgctttcactttctcaaatgtaaatctagttaaaataaaatgcagtataaaaataactGAGCTGGCGCATATTGTCACTTGGTGCACTAATACTGGCTACTTtgtgtttgtaacacagtataacaaacatgatcaaaaaacatattttagagaaaaaaggcTCCGGGGTttaccagaaatttgtgattaaaaatggtgTCACGACAAgtaaaaggttgggaaccagtgACCTACAGTCTGCAGAGGAAACTTTACACCCAATCTGTTTTTggtttgatgatttttttatttgttaaattgaGAGAATTAAAAGACTATATTCTATATAAATTAAGTCAGATGTGAACAGACATATAGTATATTTATTATATGCTTAATTTTAAAACTCACTACTTTAGTTGATAGTAACTTTCccacatgtacaaaaaatgcaaaccTGTCCTTGTCTGGTAAATATCCCCGTGTCATCTCTTTATCCCCGTGCCTCAGATCCATCATGATGAAACTAAAGGAGGGCTCTGGTAGGGTTGctggtgttgttgttgtggcaCCAAACACAAACCCACCTGAAGGCTTTTCTCCACACACCGCCTGCCCCAACGACAACTCGGGTAGGTCCAAGGTTTGCATGCAGAAACCTTAGTCTTAGATTAGTTGCATAAAAAAAGCAACTAacttttttcataatattttaagttttcatttattcaaacaacttttgTCAGAAaaattactttgatctcctgacatgttttgattgcCAAccgtcagtcttcctcagaggcgtctgctaatTGCATTGATGTGTCTtcatgagttctttctgggcgtggccaacttgacagttctatcaggctggccacgccccctgtcgcCCGATGGTGACGGGGGTCGTGGAGAAGAGGGTCCCAGGTGTGCGAGAGTATAAATGTTCTCTCATCCCTGTTGATATTGAAGCTCCACCCCCTGATCTCGATGGCTATTTTAATGcagcatttgtgtttgtttcctccttagcaattatttttgtgcctctgaggaagactgacagttggcagtcgaaaatTGCCAGGAGATTAAAATAGATTCCAAAATAAATTGAcggaaaaaagttgtctgaataaatttaaCCATAACATATTGTTTCAAAAAAGACGACAAAATAAACATGCtggaactgatttttttttcatgtctaTGTGAACAGTATAATACCAAATACCCCACAAACTGCCACAGCCAAACTTTTTACCGTCTTTTTTCTTAATCTCCTACATGAAATCATTTGGTTGAGAAAATGTTGACTTTGGTTGCACAAAATCCTTGAAATTGCCACAGATGCGTCAGCACTGAGACCTACATGAGGGGCTATATTTACTTCCTCAAACAGGGTCACTTCCCTGACGCATTCCGTTCGCATTAGAagttgcatttgtttttgtaatgtgaacgactacattaaaaaaaattggatttatCAAAAAATGATACCcaatctggatttttttttatgtaatcgTTCACAATGTGACCGTAGCCTTTGTTATAGCTCACGATTTAATGTGCACAACTATCATGATTGTAGACAGTAGACACTCAAAGTGGAGAATAATTTATCTCTTCTCAATATGTTTTATAAGCACGTAAGTAATAACAAACATTCATTCAAGGAGGTGTATGTAAATATAGATATTTCACGGTTTATTTATGCTACCTGAAAGCActtcatttaatcttttttgttcCTCAGGCGTGTATACAGAGAACTATGATCCCACCCTGGCCCACTGTAATGCAACAGTGTGGAATCCACTGGGAAACGGGTTGGCCTACGAGGAGTTTGACTTCCCCATCTTCTCTGTGAAAGACGACAATGACACTCGGGTCATAcggcaggtaaaaaaaaaagtgcccgTATTGGTCTCTCTATAGACGGGCAGACCAAATCAATCCCAATTGCCCCCCCTTGTTCTGTAGAACATGTGACTGTAAAACACTTAGAAACATGTCAGGGAAATTTGCTCagcttttaaatattttctcttatttaagGTTTTCTAAGTTAGTAATACGACCATCATCATGACCGACAATTGAAATGGACAGAAGTCGGTATTACAAACCTGCTCAAATTGTTAGTGTGTTTGTGCCTGTCCCAATccaacaaaaaaggaaaagtttggccccaaaaaaaaaatctaaacgcCTGCCACCAGGTGAGCTGCAGCAGGCAATAGAAGAAGAATCCAAACAAGTGTTAAAAATCTCCAAAAACCAACATtataacaacataaatgcacaataatgacttcaaaaacacaatatgacaacaaatatgcacaaaatttctcacaaaacacacattatgacaacaatAATGTTACAATAAAGTTACTCGCGAAACATACAAGACAAATcgataacaaaaatattaaaaaaagcaacaacaaaacactaaatgactaatacaaaacacaaaatgacagggaaatgtacaaaactacaattaaaaacatgcaaaatgactcaaaaatgcataaatgacaagaaaaaaaatcacaaaattaatccaaaaacactaaacacgcacagacacacaaaatgaaaagaattcAACCGTTTACTCCTTTTTTGGAGCaaattttttttgatttattgatcaatgaggcctacactataaatttatatgataaaaaatattgattgaaTCATAAGAaactttctctgtgtgtgtttttttgtacagtGTTATCAGGACCATAACCGCAGAGTGAACGGCAGCAATCCTCAGTTTCCACTGTGTGCCATGCAGCTACGCTCATCCATGTCCGCTGTCACCAACACGGCCACGTGTAAGAGGAGGAACGACATCAACTTCAGCCTCACTCCAGGTGTTTACGCAACGTTACACAAAGCAAATGAAGCTGTGGGCTCATGCTTTAGGTTGCAAACAATCTGTACTTAATTCATAAtttgttttacacacacacacacacacacacacacacacacacacacacacacacacacacacacacacacacacacacacacacacacacacagctgacaGAGAGAAAGTAAGAGTATTTTCATCTGGTTTAATCAACAATAGTAGAAAAATCTAGTTGGATACCTTTAATTTTCTCTCAATTTCAAGTGtttcttattcttattttggaaagaaatatatcaaaatctcaatattttttgcaTTGGCTACTTTCAATGAAttaatactagggatgtaaggaTATATCCTAAATAGGCTAAAAATCGATGCAAATAAGGGGGATTTAAATCGTTACAGCACAGTATGTGCGTCAATACTCTGCATAACCCTCTGGGGCCTAAGGCGTCTTTGCTGTCTTTTCATTGCgtttgattttacctttataattcatataaggaaatccataaaccttgcttgtttggtataatttttttcaggaCAACCTCCTAAATGTGGCTGTGAAGTATTTTCTCTTGCTTGTATAGCAAAtctaaactatatatttcaaaaacttaTATTCAGATGAATCAGAAAAAACAGTTATATACAtagctatttacagtgaaatgcaAGCAATGCTTCAGGCGattttgtacaactatttacaaaaacagtatgaatcacaaatacaggGAAATGCGAATTATCTgtgcctcattgtgttgatataaaacaataaacaaatatattagACACTACACTCCAAACTCGCTCACTACACATtaactaaacagtcaaatcagAATGATAATCACTGTTATCTCAAATCTGTCAACTCACCCTCTCTTTTTCTGTCTCTGTTTACCTGtcgcttgaaaacaaaatatgattggacaatgggattcttcttctcaaccaatagGAAAAAGCTATAATGAGTCATTACAGCGTGGTTCTTTCTTGCTGCACAGCACTTTTGCATTCGTTTTAGACGCACTCTGCAGTGTCTTCCTGCACGGAGCACTCAAAGCTcaagaaaatgtcacagaaaaacacgcacacattttccctcataactCCACTTCTGTTTGGCCTATCAACATGATTTAAAGACTGGTTTGTAGTTTGACATTCGTACTTTCGACGCTGCGCTTTTCCGCTATTGGCTCTTAAAAACGATCACGTGATCAGGACGCACCGGCGCGTCCGTTGGCCCCAGAGGGTTAAACGATATAGGGTGCTGTGACTGTCTTAGTGCTGCTTGTTTTGACTACACGGCGAGAGAAGAGCTTTAATAGAAtcaaaaaaagaagacccgATACAGGCAGGGCTCAACAGAACACGTCCTAAACCCATGGTATAATGATCGAAATTAAGCTCGAACCGTCGGCACAGAGTGACACACGATGcatacacacagatacacacccacgcacacacacacctaaagaAAAATATGTCAATTCCAAGCCAGGAACATAagcaaactttaaaaaaaagaaagtcaccCTCTATTTCTTCTACTGTATTTATGATTTGAAAACATTTCTTGTattgttatgttttgtttttaaaaaatatgtattttgttcAACTTTGCATAGCGATAAATTAAGAAATGTGAAGTTTAAAACAGTTCAACCTGTTTGTAAGAAGGTTATAAGAATAAAATTTATTAGTTAAATAAAATCTTGAAATTTTAAATAAGAATCTGTATTTTgcataatctgttttttttctccaaaatatgaTCTCATGTATTCAAATTGAAAGGACTTAAGTGCATCATCACTTCTCAGTCCTTGATttgagtttctttaaaaaaataaaattaataaaaaatcgGGCTTTAATTGTTGGCGGAGTGAATCCTTACACCCCTAattaatacatgttttaatGCTACTTTATGATCTTTTAGACAGGGTGTGTGATGAACTGGGTGACTTCAACATTTGGGCCTCCTCCAGGCCGATGAACACAACGACCAAGGGCCACAAAGAGTTTGAGAGCGTGGTCATCGCAGCTGCCAGGGTGAGTTCCAGCCCTCAGCCACCTTAAACGAGCAcgaaaaatgacagagaatcaGGAAACGGCATcggcgctttgtgcatttttttctgcaGATGGACAGCAGGTCTTTCTTCTTCGACATCGCTCCAGGAGCagaaagcaccgcctctggcatCGTCACGCTGCTAGCAGCAGCACACGCTCTGCGCAGAGCCACTCAGGAGGCTCCGCCCAATCGCACCATCCTCTACACTTTCTTCCAAGGGGTCGGTTCATTGTGCATTATTATCAGCATTATTCCAGCTGTGGACTCTGTAATCAATCTCATCAGtgctgagtgtttgtgtgtttgtttgtttgttttatttttaatccacAGGAGACGTTTGACTACATTGGCAGCTCGAGGATGGTGTACGACATGGAGAATAATCAATTTCCATTGGACCTTGACAACATCCACTCAGTGCTGGAAGTTAGCCAGGTataaattctgatttatttaggAGCTTTAGTCTTGATCAGTGCACGCTCGTCCCAcgcctgtttttgttttaaatcacaatcaactcgGAAAGTTGTCGCACGTGAGGATACACCTTGCTCCGCCCATACGTTACCTATAAAAGGTCCGTTGAACGCCCTTAATGAATGTTCACGAATACGAATTTCACGGTGGATCAAGGGGGAGaacgagcaaataaaacaaatttcactcaatgcgaggtggaggtaataattgttgaggtggacacacgCAGGAGACACAGTGAATGTTACGAATGATAGAAAGACAGATCGCGTTGCCTTAGAGTGTCAGACTGTGACCAGTGGCGTAGCGAACAACAGCTTTTTCAAACTTGTGCAAGTACTTCAAAGAAGATTTAAagtaatatgaaatataaaaaatatacattctTAACTCGATAAACAATGGGTGCTTCTGCTTCAAGGTTCATATATCACAATGAACAATGTAAACTTTGCATATCAAATagtaaaaacaagtgaaaaacaataataaataaatggacaaaataaacaatatgctTATAGCTTCACACAGTGTCCATAGTTGGCACACAACATCCAGAAGTGCacatcaatttatttttaaaaggtgtaaacattaaatatgcagtataaaaatgcaattacaattacaaacccagtattaaaacaaaacatgtcaaattaattctacaaaaatatagaatacaagtatttaaattgTACACAAGTTCACATAGTGCATTGTCTGCAGTTGGCACCAAATATTTCCACATGTGCACAActttagagaaaaaaacaattaaacatgATACATGTGCAATAAAAATTAGGTTAAGTAATAAAGACAAGAAAGTGAAACATTGGATTTTACTCCCATGTTCAACATCTACAAATGCTACATTGGCTCTAGCAGTGGCATTTTCAAGACTTGGCTTGTGCAAAAGTCGTGATCAGGTCTTCCATGTCTTCTTGTGCTCTACTGAAGAAACCTTCTTAGTGATGCTGagtaaaaagaggaaaaaaataaatattatataacgTATTTACACCACTATGGCACTGTTAAATAAGTCCAGCTTATCCAAGttaaaatcaaatatatatcatttacacttttttgCCTGACGTGATACCACTCACTCACTGGCTGCACCGTGCATACACAGAGTTGCTTAGGTAGGGAGTAGGCTACATgacattttttcacacaaatgtcAATAATTTTGTACCTCTTAGGTCGtctatttgttcttttaaacaGTAACTTTGGATTGGATGAAAGTACTACTCAATTACATTTGATTTATGGAACGCTAGCATGCATGCTGTCTGACTGATACAGTGATGCTAGCCTAGTAGCACGGTAAACTAGTTACACACACAACACTTAAGTTAAAGACTGTCAGGCCCACGCTTGTCACTTTTTACACTTAACCGCtgtcctgcttttttttttttactccttttccTTCCTTTCAGCACGCAGCCTGTACGAGCCGCTCCCTGACTGAGACACAGGAAGGGGGAGGGGTGCGTTTGGCTCATTTGAGGGGGCCCAGTCAGGAAATTTGCGATGGCAAATTGTCACTGCAACTGGTCATTTTTGGGCTCTTTGTGTCAAATTTGTTGGCTCTCAGGGGGCCCCTGGTGGCTtggggaataatttgagaagtACTTACAAcaatttgaaatgaaaaataactgcCATCAAAACTGCAGTTTCATtggatttgtgtatttggagggactgagatatgtACAACTGAGTTAGTTGGTTATTTACACATTGActgtcattttaaattttttcctgtgggccgaattgggaGCTTTAAATTGTTGCATTTGCGTTGAAGACGTGGTCGAGATCTGCTTTTGTCAAAGAGTGGTCCTTTAGCGACTCCTAGTGGTCTGTTAGATTAttgaacaaatacatttttcaaactaatattgtatttttaaaaaagtgtttctgaaaCCGCTCACAATCAACTCCAAAACTGTGTAAATTGGAATTGTGTCATTGACTAGGGTGATTGAACAAATCGATTGGTTTTGTCAAGTTAGGGGGCTACggaatttatattttattggtTATTTGATCCTTGGTCTGAAAACGTTTGAGTTTCACACGCTGTTCTAGATAGAATTATcagtaaataaacattttttatattcgacactaatcacaatatttatttattttttacagtttttgtcatgtttataagGTTGTTGACATCACTGGCTATCCATGTCTCCTCACCTTTGGCCTTTTTAATGAAGCAATAcaataatataaatacatttgacaattAGATGTATTTTCATCCCGGTGCCAGTAATACTCACCTTATTCAGAATAATTTGTAATAATTATCAGTCAtctaataacattacatggttGTTGCTGATTACAGCAACTAACATGGAACAGAACAGCCATGTTCATAAATATTAATTGTATATCAGGGATATATTGATATCTGATATTTATTATGGGACTACGGATGGAAATGAGCATTTGGCTAAATTCAGTGTATTTACAACTTCAGCTGTACATTAATACACACTGTCCcactcaaataaataaatgtatttcatccattggtttttaataaatacactttttaaaagtaaactgtGTATTCTAATGTTGATCATTGGCTGTAGGTGGGACTTCACTCTGACTCCAAGCTCTGGCTTCACTCTGATCCTGTTTCCAGAAAGAACAGCAGCGTTAAAGAGGAGGTCTGTGTGTAAATCTGTTGATTTCTTTTATTTAGGCCGTAGCTTTAAGGGCAGCCTTTAAATGTATGGAGATTTTCTTGTTcccatttcaggtggaaaagCTCGTAAACGGCTTAAAATCAGCTTCCGCTGGGTTAAACGTCTCCGTGGATGAGCCTGACGTCTCTCAGCCTCTCCCTCCATCATCATTCCAGAGGTTCCTTCTCGCTCGGCCAATCCCTGGCGTCGTTATCGGGAATTATCGCTCTAGTTTCACCAATAGGTTATTACTGTAGTATTTTTAACCAAAGCAGTACATGGTCACATGTttatcgtaaaaaaaaaaattgccttgtGACGTAACTGGTTTGTTGTGTTTGCAGGTATTATGAGAGCATGTACGATAACGCTGAGTACCTGAACGTGTCTTACCCTGAAAACATGACGTCAGAAGAACAGTTGGAACATTTTCCCGAGACCGTTAAGGTATAGTTACTAAATACTTTGTGGAAGTGATCACTTTggatgctttcaagaaactaagaatattgtttgaacaatttgagcccatttttgcttatttttaccctttttctgcaacaacattaaacttgtcatattttaacctatcttcatcactttttcttgccatatttttgctctttttattgcgtttttgctacattactccctttctgctacttctccatcaaatttaaatgtcttttaggcacactttttccactttcatgacaatttcagcacttataaaccctttccaccacttttcccacctaatgtcgcatatgatGTGTAACAAATGTAGAagagccaggattagtgcacaaagtgacaagatgcgccagctcagatatttttatactgctttgttttacttatttattcatttattctagggatgcaccgaatatatTTGGCCAACTATTgcataaaaagccacattcggctAGTAGcgtatgacgcaatcaaacaatgtgtcgtgcagtgattttgagtcggaaaagtgtgtgcgcgttgctgcaggagcacagcagcagctcctcctttccacacacaaacacagccagactctctcctttacGCTTAAAACTCTCCATCGTTCGTcaccgagtccgttgttagcgctgtgagccacgaatctgTAAACATCGCTATCGTttcctcagttcacaagcgatgttgggtctcgctgcataggctggtgtagcattagcacggagtgctaacagctgatgtgtgtaaacaatgggtacgtgactccaagcagtgactcccaacaccatcagcagcagaaaaagtagtgcagtttgcatttacatagatggcaatatttataatatatattctatattaaaccacagtgttttagctgttatatagttggagagggaggagctcgcatgttaggtgacgtcacctgccaacgtgggcaaaatccaactcgcccgtttaaagctgactttttacaaaatgtgcaataagaaacataacattttctgctttggccctctgaatgaggctaaatggatgtatatcactggagcaaaaccattataaagtgcttttttttcatcatacctcacctttaatgtactttaacttttttttggaatgcaagttttgttttatttgaagggctaatataaatgaaaaactttgttgtactttttttgaaaagcaaaggctactagaatatctaaaaaatgtcagaatattcaataaacatttactttctttaaaaaacatgtctaaaaatgtattatagcctatatgcactattaaaaatttttttttaaaaaaaatcagtggaAAACTTAACAGCATTCGGTAtacggccaagcgtttatattttattcggcttcggccacagattttcattttggtgcatccctaatttatttaatattcttcctttttctcttGCTTTTCTcgattcatatttgagaaagtgaaagttgagaatacagttgtttaatattttgtgttttaatttgaaaaagaataatatatgtttttaatcagtaatttatttaattttttcatcaattactagacacttccggtgaccccatttaaatttcaggcaacctcacatggggtcgcgatcccaatgttgaaaaacagtgtttaagcgaaaaaattttttaaacatatttaaatttttgctttttgtttcgCATTTAGTGACTAtatgaaatactgtatattatcaTTAACAACTGAATACTATTCTATTATCAATCAGTCCTCTGATCAATAATATAAGACCagtaatgtattgttttttagcTCCCAGTCCACAATTTCTTATGGCTCTAAATAATGTTATGCTGGTTTCTTTGTATGAGATAAATTCACTGTATTGTGATGATAGGACAGGTTTGACACTTTAATATTTTCAGGCCTCGGTCTTGTTTTGCAGGTTGATACAAAGCTTCATGTTTACTGATGCAAAGCTGCTTCATAAGTTCTCACAAGGCTTCCCTTTTTCTCTCCgttgttattattttaagaCTTTGACGGAGGTGGCCACACTGGTGGCTCGAGCTCTTTACGTTCAGGCAGGAGGAAACGAAACTCAACTCGCCAACATCACCGCTGACCCCCAGATTGTaaggtttttttaattactttggaaccatttttaccaGAGTTTGACTTAAAACCTTAAATTAAGCATTTTTGCATCTTATCTTAAGCTCTTACTTGGGTTTACATGTAAAATCCAAGTCATTTGTTGTATATTGATGTGTGATATTCAGTGTTTTCAATAGATTTCTTTTGTAAAGCTAACTTAGGCTACGAAAGCAGCTCAATCCTAGTGGTTTTCTGTGTAGTATTTTGCAATGGTTTCTTTTCTGTTTACTTCTTATACTAATTTAATTAGTCTAATTATGAGTATAACAACTGCTTTTTAACAGGTGAACCAAATGCTGTATAGCTTCCTTGTTCGGGCGAATAATTCCTGGTTACAACAGTTGGTTCCTACAGATTTTACAAATCATCtgggtaaattattattttttctctgctttcataaaaaaaaatagaagggAAATGCCCACTTttaatgctttctttttttgttttctttatctcAGCTGACAGACCCACAAACTTTTACGTGGGCGTCATACAATATTTTAGCGAACCCACTACTCTGGTCCAGTACATGCTGGCCAACATGACGGGCAGCGTTGTAAATGTGACACAGGAAGACTGTCAGAAGCAGAGGGAGGATAAAGATGATGATCAGAGCAAACATGTAAGACATTaaggtttttttcattttcttcttcgtcaATGTGTtggttttcaaataaaaattgagGATAAAAGTCATGATGATCTTCTGTTTTGGGGTACTAAAACCACATTgggtttgattgattttttttttttttttttaaagcgttgAAATcacgggtgtcaaactcatgtagGGTTCACGGGCCAAACACtgaccagtttgatctgaagtgggctgCAAATTTGTAGTGAAAAGAGTATTTTAACAATAATGTGCCGCCCAAGTTGGCACTTCCACGTGTTAGTGATATATACAGTGTGTAAAACACCTACAGTATCCAAGTAATACATTAGAGTCGACAAAAGGGACAATGCATATTAATGAATGTAACAGTAAGAAAATATGCCACATTTAGCACTTTAGCACCCCCTGCTGACAAATGCGAGTCACTGCAGGATCTTTGCTTCaaaattccttgattttgtgatcaGTCTTTGGTCATTTCTAGGAGAATATTGTGGTATTGTCTGTAACAAATTTCAGAATTTAAAATTTTCCTATAGTTTTTTCTACAATTTGCAAGAAATCTAAAGTTGTCATGTGATTAAAGTGCAGGAAaattccaaatattgtggagtttcattgcgTGGGACTAAGATATCTAAAACTGAATAATTTGATCATTTACACAACGATTAATAATTTCTCTGTCAAATTACTTCCTCTGAGTCCTGTGGGCTGgaatggatgctctaaagcacgTGTCATTAAGaactagtttgatctcaagtgggctacAGATTCTAAGTGgagaaaaaagagcaattttaacatcattgtgccctaatTTTCAATATCAATCCctgtaggatcttcacttaagaACTTTTTGATATtataaccaatttttgtgtcatATAAAGGAATTTTGTGGCATTtcttgtgagaaattgcaagaattattataatgtttacagttctttccacaatttgcaaattaaaaatgactgtattctagtgatataagcatgggaaaactgtgggcccctaaaaatattgcggAGTTTCAcaaaaattttgaatttgagATATCGGCAACTggaatatttggtaatttacacgaTAATTTATGTTCTTATTTCTActgtctcctgtgggccgaattggatggtctaaagggccagatttgggccccaggccttgagttttacACAAATACTTTAAGTACTTAATTCAAATTTAGATATTCTGACATAATTATTAATCATATAGAATATGCGaaaaaaaatgggtcacaaTAGAAGGTCAATGCAATGTTTGAGGAAATATAAATAAGGCATCCTTCCCTTATTCCCTGCTAATCTTAATCACCCAGTTTGCTtgtgttttaacattttttgaaatCTTTATTGCACGTCCTGCTGCTCTTAAGCAAACTGACATTGTTGCTTTATAACTTCCTTGTCTTCCTCCATCACTCAGCTGTACACCTACATGTGGGTGCAAGGGGCGGCTCCCCCCAACAGCACCGAGCGGGAGGGATTCTGCGTTCGCTCCACCGTTCATCGTTCCATAGCCGTCTCACCAGCCTTTGAACTGCACGAGTACACCACCTCAAATTACTCCACATGGACGGAGTCGGTGTGGAAGCCCATCACTGGACGCATTTTCCTCGTGGCCAGTCACGACTTGGAGGTAAAAGCctgaaaa
Coding sequences within:
- the LOC114458456 gene encoding nicastrin-like, coding for MALPPSQWIIKLAACLFFTGVGCNSVEKKIYVHLNYTFPCVRLLNATHQIGCQSSLSGNVGVLHELESEENLDWVLTSGPNPPYMVILESRLFTRSIMMKLKEGSGRVAGVVVVAPNTNPPEGFSPHTACPNDNSGVYTENYDPTLAHCNATVWNPLGNGLAYEEFDFPIFSVKDDNDTRVIRQCYQDHNRRVNGSNPQFPLCAMQLRSSMSAVTNTATCKRRNDINFSLTPDRVCDELGDFNIWASSRPMNTTTKGHKEFESVVIAAARMDSRSFFFDIAPGAESTASGIVTLLAAAHALRRATQEAPPNRTILYTFFQGETFDYIGSSRMVYDMENNQFPLDLDNIHSVLEVSQVGLHSDSKLWLHSDPVSRKNSSVKEEVEKLVNGLKSASAGLNVSVDEPDVSQPLPPSSFQRFLLARPIPGVVIGNYRSSFTNRYYESMYDNAEYLNVSYPENMTSEEQLEHFPETVKTLTEVATLVARALYVQAGGNETQLANITADPQIVNQMLYSFLVRANNSWLQQLVPTDFTNHLADRPTNFYVGVIQYFSEPTTLVQYMLANMTGSVVNVTQEDCQKQREDKDDDQSKHLYTYMWVQGAAPPNSTEREGFCVRSTVHRSIAVSPAFELHEYTTSNYSTWTESVWKPITGRIFLVASHDLEMLTLGVGITVLLTSLVLTYVISSKADILFSSGREPTSATY